In one window of Halorubrum sp. BV1 DNA:
- a CDS encoding HAMP domain-containing sensor histidine kinase has product MPLTRDSIAVVLVGTSDRATELSSSLERADDRFVVEPVTGVDAAVDLLRDSAIDCLLVVGTPVDATATPIVETVRDRRSDLPIVCCLDEALDADAAAEALDAGATDVVRACGDADATVLAHRISNVVASARAAADVERQRQRLDEFVRGVSHDLRNPLTVAQGRLDLAERDCDSDHLEDASTAVDRTLELIADLLTLARQGETPREREPVELSTLANKCWANVETGGATLVIAGDRTILADPSRLKRLFENLFRNATENGDDDVTVTVGEIAPMYTTTRAEAVMPSGFFVEDDGPGIPRDDRERVFEIGYTTNDDGTGFGLNIARDIATAHGWDIDVSEGASGGARFEITGVDDA; this is encoded by the coding sequence ATGCCACTGACTCGCGACTCGATAGCCGTCGTCCTCGTCGGCACCTCCGACAGAGCGACGGAGCTGTCGTCGTCGCTGGAGCGCGCGGACGACCGTTTCGTCGTCGAACCGGTCACGGGAGTCGACGCGGCCGTGGACCTGCTCCGAGACTCGGCGATCGACTGCCTGCTCGTCGTCGGGACGCCCGTCGACGCGACCGCAACGCCGATCGTCGAGACAGTCCGGGACCGACGCTCGGACCTCCCGATCGTGTGCTGTCTCGACGAGGCGCTCGACGCGGACGCCGCCGCCGAGGCGCTCGACGCGGGGGCCACCGACGTCGTGCGAGCGTGCGGCGACGCGGACGCGACCGTCCTCGCTCATCGGATATCGAACGTCGTGGCGTCCGCTCGCGCCGCCGCCGACGTCGAACGGCAGCGACAGCGGCTCGACGAGTTTGTTCGCGGCGTCTCTCACGACCTCCGAAATCCCCTCACCGTCGCACAGGGGCGGCTCGACCTGGCGGAACGCGACTGCGACTCCGATCACCTTGAAGACGCCTCGACCGCGGTCGACCGCACGCTCGAACTGATAGCCGACCTGCTGACGCTCGCGAGACAGGGCGAGACACCGCGGGAACGCGAACCGGTCGAGCTGTCAACGCTCGCCAACAAGTGCTGGGCAAACGTCGAGACCGGCGGCGCGACGCTCGTCATTGCTGGCGACCGGACGATACTGGCGGATCCGAGCCGACTGAAGCGGCTCTTCGAGAACCTGTTCCGCAACGCGACCGAGAACGGCGACGACGACGTGACCGTCACCGTCGGCGAGATCGCGCCGATGTACACGACGACGCGGGCCGAGGCCGTCATGCCGTCGGGCTTTTTCGTCGAGGACGACGGCCCGGGAATTCCCCGCGACGACCGGGAGCGCGTGTTCGAGATCGGGTACACGACCAACGACGACGGGACGGGATTCGGCCTCAACATCGCTCGCGACATCGCCACCGCCCACGGGTGGGATATCGACGTGTCAGAGGGCGCGAGCGGCGGGGCCAGATTCGAGATAACGGGCGTCGACGACGCGTGA